AGGCATTATGGCATTTTTTATGGAATCTACCTTTATTGCAATTATGTTCTTTGGGTGGGATAAAGTAAGTAAAGGATTTCACTTGGCCGCAACTTGGTTAACAGCTATTGGTTCTAACCTTTCAGCACTATGGATTTTAGTTGCCAATGGATGGATGCAAAACCCGGTTGGAATGCAATTTAATCCGGATACTGCAAGAAATGAAATGAATGATTTTTGGGAAATTCTTTTCTCGCCTACAGCTGTAAATAAGTTTTTACATACAATATACACCAGTTATATTGTTGCAGCAATATTTGTTGTAGGAATCAGTGCTTGGTTTTTATTAAAAAACAGAGATATAATTTTTGCTAAAAGAAGTATCGTAATAGGTTCTGTTTTCGGACTTATTTTTGTCGCTTTAGCAGGTTTTACCGGAGATGAATCGGCTCGTGAAATCTCTAAAACACAGCCTATGAAATTTGCAGCTATGGAGGGTCTTTATTATGGAACTACAAATGCTCCACTTGTAGGTTTCGGGATACTAAAAGACGACCCTGTTGTAGAAAATCCTGACAAAAAAGGTTTCTTAGTTGAAATTAAAATTCCAGGTGCATTATCATATATGGCCAATTTGGATTTTGATTCTTTTGTACCCGGTATTTACGATTTAGTTCACGGAAATAAAGAACAAGGAATTATATCGTATTACGATAAAATTGATCGGGGTACTGTTGCAAGAAAAGTTTTAACCGACTATAAACTTGCTAAAAAAGAGAAAAATACTCTAGTTGCAGATTCACTTCGAGCAAACTTTGAGAATGAAGAGTGGATGAATACTTATTTCAAATACTTTGGTTATAGCTATTTTAAAAACCCACATGATATTATTCCAAACGTACCTATTTCATTCTATTCGTTCCACATTATGGTCATTTTGGGTGGGTATTTTGGAATCTTATTTTTACTTATGTTATTCTTAAGTCTTAAAAATAAACTAGCTAACAAACGTTGGCTGCTATGGATTGCTCTATGGAGTATGCCTCTTGCTTATCTTGCAACAGAAAGCGGATGGATTATTACAGAATTAGGTCGTCAGCCTTGGGTAATTCAAGACTTGATGCCAACTATGACTGCTGTTTCAAATATTGACTCAAATGCAGTACTAATTACTTTCTGGCTCTTCTTTGCTGTATTTGCTGCGCTATTGATTGCCGAGATAAAGATTATGTTAAAACAAATAAAAATAGGACCAAACGAAGGAGGACATTAATATGTTTGAAACATTAGATTATAGTATTTTACAACATTATTGGTATGCCATTATTGCTTTGTTAGGCGCGCTGCTAATATTCTTGTTATTTGTACAAGGCGGACAAACCTTGATTTATACCATTGCGAAAAACGAACTGGAGAAAAAGATGATTGTTAACGCTTTGGGCCGTAAATGGGAATTTACCTTTTCTACTTTAGTAGTTTTTGGAGGAGCATTCTTTGCTTCATTTCCTCTGTTTTACTCTACCAGTTTTGGAGGAGCATATTGGGTTTGGATGATTATTCTATTTGCATTTATTATACAGGCTGTTTCCTACGAATACCGAACAAAACCAGATAACTTCCTAGGTCAGAAAACATACGAAATATTTTTGATTATCAATGGAGTTATTGCAACCGTATTTTTAGGAACTGCTATTGCTACATTTTTCACAGGCTCTCCTTTCCATATTGACGATTTAAATCGTTCATTTTGGGATTCACCATTTCGTGGTTTAGAACTGGCTTTAGATTTTACGAGATATGCAACATTTGTAAATTTATCTTTTGGACTTGCTGTGTTTTTCTTATCTCGAGTATTAGCTAATCTTTACTTTATGAATTCAATAGATCATGAAGGGATTTTATATAGAGCTAAAAAATCTTTATTTGCAAATGCAATACCATTTTTAGTTTTCTTCTTATTCTTCTTGATAAATATTTTAGTAATGGACGGCTACGCTGTTAATCCGGATACTAAAGAAGTATTTATGGAGCCTTATAAATACCTGCACAACCTATTACAAATGCCCGTAGTAATGATTATTTTCCTACTTGGTGTTGTATTAGTAATATTTGGAATTATAAGAGCCTATTTCTTTACTGAAAAATGTGCTGGCAGAGGAATATGGGCATCGGGTATTGGTACAGTATTAACCGCTTTTGGTTTATTACTTGTTGCCGGATATAACAATACTGCTTACTATCCTTCATTTACCGACATACAATCATCCATTACTATTTTCAATAGCTCATCAAGCCAATACACTTTAACAACTATGAGCTATGTCTCATTAATGGTTCCAATTGTATTAGCATATATTTTCTATACTTGGAGAGCAATGAATAAGAAAAAAATAGATGCAGATGAAATGAATAACGATTCACACGCATATTAAGAAAGGAGAAAAAATGTATACAAAAGAAATAATTTTAATACTTAGCTGGCCTGTTACAATATATGTTGCTTACCTGCTAATACGATATTTTCTTAAAGTTTTTGATAAGAATGTTCAATCATAAAAGGAAAGAGGCTTCCATTTTGGAAGCCTCTTTTTTAAATATCAATCTTAAGATTTTCGATAGCCAAAACAGTATTCTCAAAAACACTCTGTGTTTCTATAAGAACGGGATTTAAATCCTTATAACGAGCCGAGAAATGTCCGATAATTAGTTTCTTAGCATTAACATTATTAGCAGCTCGTGCTGCATCTAATGTAGTTGAATGTTTTTTAGCTTCAGCAGTTTTTCTCATATCTTCCATAAAACTACATTCATGATATAATAAGTCTACATCTTGAATATAATCTGTAATCGCCTCGTAATAAGCTGTATCTGAACAATAAGCATAAGATTTTCGGGCAGATCCCGGTTTTGTTAACAAATTATTACTTACAACCTCCCCATTATCATTTACAAAATCATTTCCCTGTTTAATTCCTTCAAAAGCATGATTGGGAATATCATATATTTTAAGAACTTCCTTTCTAATTTTACGCGCATGTGGTTTTTCAGCAAAAAGAAAACCACAAGTAGGAACACTATGATTTAAAGGGAAAGAATATATTTCAAGATGCTTATCTTCAAAAATAAGATGCTTGGTGTCAAATTCTAAAAAATGATACTGAATTTTATAATTAAGATTTGATTGCGACACCGATAACTGCAAGTCCAATACCTTTTTAATATCTTCCGGAGCATAAATATGTAAATCATTTTCTCTTCCTAAAAGATTAAAACTTGATATCAAGCCTATCAATCCAAAGAAATGATCGCCATGCATATGGCTAATAAAAATATGATTTATTTTGGAAAAACGAATCTGATTTCTTCTGATTTGTATTTGTGTTCCCTCTCCACAATCAATCAGGAATAGTTTAGAAAGATGTGAAACTATTTGAGCACTTGAGAAACGAGCCGAAGTAGGAATAGCAGAACTGCTACCTAATATAGTAACCGAAAATTGATTCATAATAACGATTTACAAAAAATAAAAATACATATTCTTTCCAATAAAATAATGCTATGAATAATCAAAACTGCTACCATCTAAAAACTCACGTAAAATAGAAGTAGGTGGAATTTCTTTTTCTGCTATTGGTAAAATATAAGAAAGAAACTTTAATAACCGTCGAGCTTCAGAATATTCAGGAACAATAGGAGGAACTTCTTTCAATAAAGGTTCAACCCACTTTTTTAATACTCCTAACTCAAACAACAAGGCAGTATTAAACATTACATCAGCTTCTTCTTGATGAGGGAAAATATACTTATCCTCTCCTGCCCTAACACTTGGCCATCTTTGCAAAGTTTCTAAAGCAGAATATCCTCTATAAGAATAATCACGTACCATACGCCTAATCAAACGGTTATCTGTAGTTGGAATACGATTCGACGAATCGATACTCAGAGGCGTTAATGCTGATACATACACCTTAAATTTTCTGTGTTTTGGAATTTTCTCGGAAATAATTGGATTTAATCCATGTATCCCCTCAACTAAAATAATACTGTTTTTATCTAATTTTAATTTCGATCCATCGTATGATCTTTGCCCATTAGCAAAAGAAAATTTCGGCAAATCAACTTCTTTTCCATCAAATAAATCCAACATATTTTCATTAAAAAGTTCGACATCCAAAGCTTGCGGACTCTCAAAATCATAATCGCCATTTTTATCTCTTGGAGTGTGTGCACGATCTACAAAATAATTATCCATTGAAAGCACGATAGGTTTAAAGCCAATAACACTTAATTGAACAGATAAACGCTTTGCAAAAGTGGTTTTTCCTGAAGAAGAAGGACCGGAAATAAGAACAACCTTAATATCTTCTTTTCTTTTATCAATCATATCGGCAATGCAAGCAAGCTTCTTCTCTTGCAATGCTTCAGAGATTTTAATAATATCACTGATCTTTCCATTCTGTGTTGAAAGATTAAGCTGACCGACATTTGGAACACCTATAATCTCTACCCAATCTTTAAACTCTCTAAATATTTCAAATAATTTATTTTGAATAATAATTTTCGGCAATTTATTTGGATCTTCTTCCTTTGGAGCTACCAGCAACATACCTTCGTAATATTTTACTAAATCAAAATTTTGTAAATATCCGCTTGACGGGAGAAGATAACCGTAAAAATAATTAACTACATTATCTAACTTATATACCGAACTATAAAATTGCTTACGTGTACGCATTAAAGTACACTTATCATTTAAACCAAACTCTTCAAATATTCTTAAAGCATATTCTGTACGTATTTCCTCTCGTGTAAATGGAATATCTTGATTAATAATTTCTTGCATTTTAATACGTATGCTATTAACCATATCCGCATGAAAATCGTCATCAGTAATATCACCCAACTCGCAATACAAACCATTAGAAACAGCATGTTCTATTTTTAGCCTTTTATCAGGATATAAATCTATTGCTGCTTTAAATAATACCAAAGATAAAGACCTTAAATACATACGTTTACCATCGGGGTGGCGATAATCAATAAAGCGCACAGTTTTAGGTTTATACACCAAATAATCTAATTCTTTTAAGCTATTATTTACCATAGCTCCAAGAATAGGATATCCGATATCTATTTTCTGATCATTTATAATATCTTGTAAAGTAGTTCCAAACGGATAGCTCTTTTCGGTATTCGTATTCTCACAATATATATTAACATTCTTTCTACTCATCGCAAATTATTTTGCCACATCAACTTTAGTGTGATTGTACAAATTTAAAATTATAAGTTAGATATTCATATTGTTTTTCACAGATATACTAATCCACAACAAATTTGAACATTTACATAACAAAAGATACAGTAATTTTCACTACACGCTATTTACAATAGTTGATATTAGTGCATAATTACTTAAACATCATATCAACAAGTGATTGAATACATGCTATTAATAACGCTAAATTCGGTATAAGAAATACTCACAAGCATTCTTTATACCGAATTCAGTTCAATAATAAATACAATTAGATTATATGGCTATAAATCCCATTCAGATACAGCTAAAGTTTCATCGACATTGCAACTAATTCAGCAATATCGTAATTTTTAACCGTCTCCTCTTTTTCTTTATATTTAAGTCCATCCGAAATCATAGCCATACAGAAAGGACAAGCTGTTGCAACAATATTACATCCTGTTTCAAGAGCTTGCT
The sequence above is drawn from the Bacteroidales bacterium genome and encodes:
- the cydB gene encoding cytochrome d ubiquinol oxidase subunit II, with the translated sequence MFETLDYSILQHYWYAIIALLGALLIFLLFVQGGQTLIYTIAKNELEKKMIVNALGRKWEFTFSTLVVFGGAFFASFPLFYSTSFGGAYWVWMIILFAFIIQAVSYEYRTKPDNFLGQKTYEIFLIINGVIATVFLGTAIATFFTGSPFHIDDLNRSFWDSPFRGLELALDFTRYATFVNLSFGLAVFFLSRVLANLYFMNSIDHEGILYRAKKSLFANAIPFLVFFLFFLINILVMDGYAVNPDTKEVFMEPYKYLHNLLQMPVVMIIFLLGVVLVIFGIIRAYFFTEKCAGRGIWASGIGTVLTAFGLLLVAGYNNTAYYPSFTDIQSSITIFNSSSSQYTLTTMSYVSLMVPIVLAYIFYTWRAMNKKKIDADEMNNDSHAY
- a CDS encoding cytochrome ubiquinol oxidase subunit I — encoded protein: MENFDFTLIDWSRGQFALTALYHWLFVPLTLGITFMLAIMETIYYKTGDLEWKKITKFWMTLFGINFAIGVATGIILEFQFGTNWSNYSWFVGDIFGAPLAIEGIMAFFMESTFIAIMFFGWDKVSKGFHLAATWLTAIGSNLSALWILVANGWMQNPVGMQFNPDTARNEMNDFWEILFSPTAVNKFLHTIYTSYIVAAIFVVGISAWFLLKNRDIIFAKRSIVIGSVFGLIFVALAGFTGDESAREISKTQPMKFAAMEGLYYGTTNAPLVGFGILKDDPVVENPDKKGFLVEIKIPGALSYMANLDFDSFVPGIYDLVHGNKEQGIISYYDKIDRGTVARKVLTDYKLAKKEKNTLVADSLRANFENEEWMNTYFKYFGYSYFKNPHDIIPNVPISFYSFHIMVILGGYFGILFLLMLFLSLKNKLANKRWLLWIALWSMPLAYLATESGWIITELGRQPWVIQDLMPTMTAVSNIDSNAVLITFWLFFAVFAALLIAEIKIMLKQIKIGPNEGGH
- a CDS encoding nucleoside kinase, whose protein sequence is MSRKNVNIYCENTNTEKSYPFGTTLQDIINDQKIDIGYPILGAMVNNSLKELDYLVYKPKTVRFIDYRHPDGKRMYLRSLSLVLFKAAIDLYPDKRLKIEHAVSNGLYCELGDITDDDFHADMVNSIRIKMQEIINQDIPFTREEIRTEYALRIFEEFGLNDKCTLMRTRKQFYSSVYKLDNVVNYFYGYLLPSSGYLQNFDLVKYYEGMLLVAPKEEDPNKLPKIIIQNKLFEIFREFKDWVEIIGVPNVGQLNLSTQNGKISDIIKISEALQEKKLACIADMIDKRKEDIKVVLISGPSSSGKTTFAKRLSVQLSVIGFKPIVLSMDNYFVDRAHTPRDKNGDYDFESPQALDVELFNENMLDLFDGKEVDLPKFSFANGQRSYDGSKLKLDKNSIILVEGIHGLNPIISEKIPKHRKFKVYVSALTPLSIDSSNRIPTTDNRLIRRMVRDYSYRGYSALETLQRWPSVRAGEDKYIFPHQEEADVMFNTALLFELGVLKKWVEPLLKEVPPIVPEYSEARRLLKFLSYILPIAEKEIPPTSILREFLDGSSFDYS
- a CDS encoding ribonuclease Z — encoded protein: MNQFSVTILGSSSAIPTSARFSSAQIVSHLSKLFLIDCGEGTQIQIRRNQIRFSKINHIFISHMHGDHFFGLIGLISSFNLLGRENDLHIYAPEDIKKVLDLQLSVSQSNLNYKIQYHFLEFDTKHLIFEDKHLEIYSFPLNHSVPTCGFLFAEKPHARKIRKEVLKIYDIPNHAFEGIKQGNDFVNDNGEVVSNNLLTKPGSARKSYAYCSDTAYYEAITDYIQDVDLLYHECSFMEDMRKTAEAKKHSTTLDAARAANNVNAKKLIIGHFSARYKDLNPVLIETQSVFENTVLAIENLKIDI